The DNA window GGATGATACATTGTCCATGTCCTTTGTGTGGGTTCCGATTTTTCCAAACTAGAGAGGATGCTTACGATCATCTTCTGATGAAACCCTTTCCCCCTAACTATACCTTTTGGTTACATCACGGTGAGAGGACCGTAGACGAGAGCTCCAGAGATACAGAAACTTTAGAACCCACTGGAAACTCAGGAAATCAAATGCTTGACATGGTCCACGAGGCCTTCAACATTCCGGGACTGCAGGGTGATAATGAAAACATGATGGATGAAGTGGTCAGAGATGGTGCGGAAGGGTTGCCGAACTTATCTGACGAGCCTAGTCGCGAGGCTCGTGCCTTTCAAGAATTGCTTGAGGATGGCGAGCAGAGATTATATCCAGGATGCTCAAGATTCTCGAAGCTGTCTTTCTTGGTGAGACTTTACCATATCAAGTGCATGTGCGGAGTTAGCAACAAGGCTTTCGGATTGATTCTGGAGCTATTGGGGGATGCCTTTGAGCATGCAAGGATTCCGAATACCTTGCACGATGCTAAGACGATCATAAGGAAGCTCGGTATTGAGTACAAGAAGATAGATGTATGTCCAAATGACTGCATGCTATATACGGGTTCCGACCATGACCTCTCCAGATGCAAAAGGTGTGGAGCATCCAGGTGGAAGCAAAAGACCAGAAAGAATTCCATTGTAAAGATCAACGCCGTTGTCAAGAAGAATGGGAAACCTCAGGCGGCAAAAGTTCTTCGTTATTTTCCTTTGATTCCACGGTTGCAGAGATTATTCATGTCTAGCAAGACAGCCATGGACAAGTTGTGGCACAAGAGAGGAACCAACTCTGACGGTTACCTGAGGCATCCCAGGGATGGCGAGGGTTGGAAGTCATTTGACAGGAGATACACTGACTTCTCTGGCGATCCGCGCAATGTTCGCCTAGCCTTGGCCAGTGATGGCTTTAACCCTTATGGAAACCTCAGTTCAAAGTACTCAATATGGCCAGTGATTCTTATTCCGTACAACCTACCCCCATGGATTTGCATGAAACAAACCAACTTCATTCTCTCTATGATAATTCCCGGTCCTAAAATGCCTGGTAATGACATAGATGTCTACCTACAGCCCCTGATCGACGAGCTCAAGCTGCTGTGGGCCGGTGTCGATACGTATGACGCCAGTGAGAAGAAAACATTCAAGATGCGAGCTGCACTGATGTGGACTATCAGTGATTTCCCTGGCTTGGGCAATTTATCTGGCTGGAATACTTACGGCGGGAGAGCTTGCCCGTGCAATTTGGATGCCGAGACTAGGTGACTCACCTTCAGTCAGAAATGGTGTTATATGGGTCATCGTCGCTTTTTGAATTGCGATCACAGATATAGACAGGATCGGAGTAGATTTGATGGCAAGGTAGAGGatagatccccacctaccaaaTTGATTGGTAGGGATGTCCTGAGACAATTGGAGGGTGTTCCCGTCTCACAAGGCAAGGTGCAAGCGATGGGCGGTAAAAGAAGGCGCGGACAGCAGACCGTGGTCCAAGACGAGTCTCCTTGGAAAAAGAGGAGTGTATTCTTTGATCAGCCGTACTGAGAGAACAACGAATTACGTCACAATCTTGACGTGATGTACATAGAGAAGAATGTATGCGACAACATTGTTTTCACCATGTTGAACGAAAGCGGTAAGTCCAAAGACCACCTAAAAGCTCGAAAAGATCTCCAATTGATGGGCATCCGGCAGAATATGTGGCCTATTGAAGGTGGAAAGTATCCCGCTGCAGTCTTTACCATGCGGAATCCAGAGAAGGATGTCTTTCTTAGGACAATCAAGAATGTGGTCTTTCCAGACGGGTACTCTAGCAACATCTCTCGCTGTGTTGATTTAAAACAGCGCAAGTTATTCGGCTTGAAGAGTCATGACTGCCATATCCTAATGGAACATCTACTTCCAATTGCGTCAAAACACGTGTTGCCCACCCCAGTGTCTGCCGTCGTGGCTGAGTTATCAGCCTTTTTCCGACTAATATGCAGTAAATCCATTGATCCTCAACAACTTCCTCTCCTTTAGGATCGTGTGGTCCATACTTTGTGCCACATGGAGATGATATTTCCACCTTCCTTCTTCACAGTTATGGTTCATCTAACGATGCATTTGGTCGAGGAGGTCCGTCTCGGTGGCCCAGTGCATTACCGGTGGATGTACCCAATTGAGAGGTAAAGATCTACTTAAGTTTTCTCGACCTCTATAACTAGGATTGTTGTCActtattaatttatgttatttactCGAAGGTACCTAGGTCGTCTCAAGCAGTACGTGCGTAACAGGGCACAACCAGAAGGATCGATTGCAGAGGGCTACTTATCCGAGGAGATTCTCACGTTCTGTTCAAGATACTTAGATAATGTCGAGACTAGGATCAACCGACCGACGCGCGTTGACGACCGACCGAGCGATGCTCCAGAGAGCGAGATTGCCGACATGTTCCTAGAGGTTGGAAAGTCGGTCGGGGCAGCTTCATATTTTACTCTAACAGCAACCGAACAGCTTCAAGCACATCGTCATGTACTGGTGAATTGCAGTGCTGTAGAGAAATTCTTGGAGTAAGTACAACAGCCTAAGTTCTAAAATTATACAGTTAGCCAATTTGGGTATTGATAGAAATGAACTTGAACAAACTTTGTCTATGCACAGTGAGTACAGAGCCTTCACAAAGAGAAAACTGCGAGGTAAAACAAGGTCGCAGTCTCACATAGATACTGTTGTGCACAGAGAATTTTCGAACTGGTTCAGGCATAAGGTAATCTATAATATCTCAGGATCCTACAACCCTTTGATGCCTTCTTGTCTCTAATGGTTCAATGTCAGGTCCAATTTGGAAGCACGGATCATTCGAACGAGTTACAGTGGCTCGCCTGCAGTCCCCGTGCTCAGGCCAGTCGCTATCAGGCTTACAACGTCAATGGATTTAAATTCAGGACCATGTCGAGGGAGGAAGGGATGAAAACACAGAATAGTGGGGTCTATGTCACTTCGGATACTAGAAGTTATGCAAGTAAACGGGATGCCAATGTTGCTGTTGGCGGTGTCTCGTATTACGGGAGATTAGTAGACATCATCGAGCTAAATTACAGCGGTCAATTCACTGTAGTATTGTTCAAGTGCCTTTGGGCGGACACTACGTCGGGCAGAGGCATCCGGCAAGACGTTTTGGGCCACACCTGTGTCAATTTTGCCAATCCTATCCACACCGGTGATCGAGAAGACGATGAGCCGTATATCTTGGCATCTGAGGTGCGTCTTGTGTTCTACGTGGAGGATGAGGTGGAGAATGGATGGAGTGTAGTGGTCCATGTGAAGCCAAGAGATTTGTTTGACATGGGCGAAGATTATGAACATTGTGAGGTCGACCTTCATCCACAGTCCTGTATGAGTAGCCTCCCTGAATTTGATGTCGAAGGCCTGCGGTTGACGAGAGACGGCGATTTAGAAGAGTCCACCATCGAAAGGGTTGAAGATTGTGAAGAGGCCGCCGAATCCTAAAATGCTGTTCTCCATCATGCATGTAGTTCATATTTCAGTAGATTGTATTTTAGTCATATTCTCCGACAATAGGTTGATTTGATTGAgttattttagatttttcaaaacGCATCGTCTCATATAAAGCTCTTTTATTTATCTGGGTTTTGACAACGCTGTTTTCTATCCTTTAAGACTTCCTATAGTCACATTTTTATATTGTCTTTGTAcattctttctatttttggtgGATTATCAGGGAAATTGGAGACCAGAGACTTCTTTCTCATTACCAGAAGCCATTGGTTCGCAGAGAAGATGATAGAAGCGTCTCCGTTCTCTTCGTTGGACCACGCAACGTCCTTTGCAAGGCAATTGTGGTTCAAAGAGTCCCGCATACAATCATGGTTGGATGCGTTCTCTGGACAAAGTCACCTTTTTCGAGCCATTAGTTATGCACCTGGTTCAATGATGAAGGTTTGTTTGCCGCTGcacagtttaattttttaaaccatTTTCGTAACTGTCAAAAGAAACCATATTCATGTggttattctaaaattttaggAAATGTTTCATTGGGACCGAAAGTACCGGGCTAAATTTGGGTTTGAGTTTATAACAAGTACGGAAAAGTGGTGCTCACAGGAAATACTTGACGAGGTGAAGGTAAATATTCATGTTTTACCATCCGTTGCCTTGGCATGATGTGCGCTGGCTCAATTTGGGTTTCATATTCTACTTATTGCTCAATATTTTACTTTTGGAAAAtgaaatttacttttttttcataGCTGCAGTACTTATACATTAATTATGCTTGTTTGTGCAGTCACGCTATGAGAACTCTCTTGTCGTTGAACTGGATTATGCAGCACAGGAGGAATTTAAACTCATAGCATTCGGCCTTGAGCGACTATGGGATAGTAAGAAAGACTCGGATTTTGTACTGTTTATATGATCTGTTTATGTCTAATCCACTACAAGCTTGACAAATCTTATAtggaattatttaattaacccATACATGAATGCagacttatatatatatcatcaCTCTACCTTATCTCATGTACATATAAGATtgtatctttttaatattaattctaaAGACTCGGCCTAGTTGAATTGCATAGACTCTCCATCCCAATTTGGAGCATATTTGAAGTAGGGGTCACCCTTGGCTTCACTAATTATAATCCCAATGTTGTCTGATTAAAGAAGTTATTGACTCTAAATGTTAAGCCATACTGATTAGTAAATTCACACACTAGTTCCTCCTAATCCGGGCTTGTTTGGCTACCTTGCACCTCCCAGGAATGTCTTGAGACAATGTACAAAAGGAATCTGAATACCCGGTGGAGGTGGTTCCAGATTCGTTGGAAGGAGAGAATGTTGTCTCCTCCGAGATCTCTGAGGGCGAAGATTCTGCTGGACGTAAGGGTTCGATGCTGTCCTACGACCTCAATAGAACACCCGAAGAGAATGAATATCCTTATAGTGGAATGTCTCCCGAGGAGAAGAATGCGTGGCACTTAGCTACGTGGGCAACAAGATACTTGAATCCTTGAGGGAAAAGCTTTGGTTTAGGTGAAGGACTTAGAGTCAGGTTGCATATGATAGCGGAGACAATACTATGCTATATTCATTAAggagaaaataattttataactattttatcATGGCACTTTTATCCAGTTCTTGTTTTAAAGATTGTACTACTTAGCTAATTTACTATACATGCACTATAATAATTCGATGAAGTTTGGATGAATCATTGCTAATAAGTATGTTAGTAATACTTATCAGATATATACTTATTAAACTTGCTAACGACAATTGAGGCTTTCTTTGTGCAAATATTATATGGACAATATAAATCTAACATACACTTGTCAGGTTTcgtataaatatattaaaatacccAGACTTTGTCCATTGTTATCATTTTAgccaatttttttatgtttaataatTCTAGTGTTGATTTTgggttattttatatataagttGTTACTGCTTCTAGATATATTTCTATTTCAACAATAAAACCCAGGAGTTAGCCTAaataacaatttataatttcGAAAGAAAAACTCCACAGGAACATTTCAACCACAATTATttgaatcaaaatattcttCTAGACAGATCCACAAAGTTTTGATCTCAGCAAACACAGCCATAACCAGTGGACCAAGTTTGAGTTCTTCTTTGGTGGTGTTGCCTGTTTcaatgaattttgaattcttaTAGAAATGGACAAAGGAAATGTTGTTGCTTACCCATAGAAGTGCTTGTTTTGTACTCAAAATTGGTGAAGCTAAAATATTCATGATACatacaaaaacaacaacaaaacatGCATAGAGAGAGCAGGGGAACACGAGGAgaaagatagatagatagatagatagatagatagatagatagatagatagatagatcgATAGATATGGAGCTTTGGTTTGCCTTAGCAGCACGGGCACCTCAAAGTGACTCGTATTTGGGGAATTGGACAGTCcttgtatttatattttggtCAACATTATGATATTAATTTTCagataatttatttatctaattatgTATGAAACATGGTAATTATCGTTATGCAGTAATACAAGTATGAACTTTGTCTATTAGATAGGGATGCTATATTAATTGGTCCAATAAGAagacattttttatatattcgaTATGAGAATAATATCcccttttttataataatagaGGTCATTATGATTTACTTTTATGTGGAAATTATATCTTGGAAAATATGTGACAACTAATTTTTGTTTCAGATATAGAAAACCCCTATATTATCATTCCTATGTTTATATACTCTTTAACACTCCCCGATACTTGTACTTAAGGCGGTGTGCAGGTGTGAATTAATAATGACACGCCTTTGTTACACATGgctgtttttattattatcctactgttattattattattattattattattattattattattattattattattattattattattattattattattattattattattattattattattattattattattattattattattattattattattattattattattattataaaagacCAAAAGAGTGGGAACCCAAAATTTCACACTAACAGATTGCTAAACCCAAATTTGAGATGATATAAGGAACGGCGCCCAAATCCTTATTCTCCCTTGCGAGACTCCATTTGAACCTCCAGCGGTGTCTCACACAGTCCCACGCCCCCTCCTGACGAAGGCCTGAAACCTATTGCTTCTCTCGTCGATCGCAATCATTCCACTTCAAAGGACTGCACTCCCGTCTTCTCGTCTGCGGTAAGGGTTCCTCCTCCCattattttttgtgttcttATTTTAACTGAAGCAAGAGTTTACTTGGACATGGCAACATGCATGGCTGATATAATTTGCTCATAAATGACCCGGGGGTATAGTTCATGAACCTGCATTGTCACAGGAGCATGTTGCTAAAAATGCCTCTGTTATTGGAAACCTCGTAATTCTGCAGATttcatagaaataaaaataacaggGATTATAAAACAAGTATTGAGTCTCATGAGCTGCTTGAGATTATGAAATCCGATATAACAACTATGGACCATGActacttttattcctttttgtgttcttgttggtGTCAGGATTTTAAGATGGCCCGGAAAGGTCGattcacaaaaaaatcaaagttTGGACCAGGGTTTCAGCAACCTCAAGGGGGAGCGAATGCCACTTCAGACTCCCACCATGATGGCTCTGAAATTCACCCGAACAGTGGGGATAGTGTCCCTGCAAGCGGTGATAGTGTCCCCGCTACTTCACGCCCTTTTCGTCCCCCGCGAAGTGAACCAAGGCCTGCTCCATAGATGAGCACACACAGTGTCCGAAACTCGCTGCCAGACCATCTAAGCTTGGACGCTAATGCAGATGAGGAAACTCTTCTTGATGAAGAAGTTGACAACCTTCATGATGCTTCTGGAACTCAGATTCGCAGAGGACGCAAGACTACCGAATTTTGGGCGGTTAGGACCATCGGTatggtatttatttattttttctttcatcaaCATAACTTAGGCTCCATCCATTATTAACTTACAATATACTCTAATTCGATTATTCCAAAATATATTATGTGGgctatcaaaatattttaaaagaattcttaattattaccctaatttaattattgcctcccacatttaaaattaattttaagtttgtcaTTGTACTTAGTTTTTTACAATAAAAGTCAAGcagtttttgttaaatttttttcaagtgcTGCAATTCTGTACCAATTTAAACATGTTTTATGCTGGTCTGATCCATCATGCTTTCTTTGTTAGGCGCACAATAAGGTATTATGTTGAAATTATTatgttatataaaaaatttctgACATGCTGTTTACAACGTAAATGATATGTTTGGCTTATAGATTCTGACGGCACAATCAAGCCGGCAAAACTAAGTGTGAGGGAGGCTATGAAACGGCCTAACGGTAGGAAGATCGTGCTTAGGTTCAACAATGCAAAGCAAGCTATTGGGGACGAAGCTGGAGTGTTGAGTGGCGTGCTTGGTTTACTGGGATCTGATTTTGGAAAATTTCCCATCTGTAGAACAAGTTGGCGTGAGATTACCACGAAAGACAAGGTCTATAACGAATGTGTCAAGGTAAAAGTTTATACCCCGGGTAAATTAAATTTGCttatttttacaattattgattattattattatctgtGTAGCAAATATTCCACTTTGATGAAGACAGCGAAGGacttataaagaaaaatattttgaaaagtatGGGAAAGTCTTGGAAGGAAACAAGGCTGAGGTTGTATGACCGTTTTTATGAGCCAACATTCACGACTGAACAAAATCTTGAGAATCGGCCGCCGGGAATTGATCGAGAGCATTGGAGATGGTACCTTGACTATCGCGCCAAACCTGAGACGAAGGTAATATACTGTATCGTTGTTACACAAGAATACCAATTATGTTGCATTGAGTCCTTTTCTATCAGATTCTAATCGCCCTTTGTCTTGGATGGACCAATAGGAGAAGTGCAAGAAAAACGCGGTCAATCGATCAAAACAACAATATACTCACACTGGCGGCTCGAAAAGCTTCGCACGGCGGATGGAAGAAGAGGTACTCTACttgttttatttagttattgaaCTATCTCTATGATTtaattttcattgattttgtgaaaaaTTTCAATTCGAAAACTTTGTTATTACAGTCGGAAGAACAAGGAAAGATAGTCGGTAGAGGGGAGTTGTGGATCAAGGTGCACAAGAAAAAGGATGGCTCATATATCAATGATGAAGCGAGAGCAATTGGTGTAAGTATTACTCGTTAATTGCAGCCtgtattttgaataattttttaatttataacgACTAAGATATTTGagaactaattttaaaaaattagtgatCTTTCAAAAACAAATTTCACTATTAACTCAATCTTTTATTCAATGTCTGGCGGTATCCAATTATTTACATTACATATATCTAAAGTATTAAGGATATGAATAAGTGCAGACAATAGTTAGTTGGGCACACGTGCTTATTATTACCATGCATTACATCCATGTCAGGTTGAAATTAAATATCTTCGaagcaaaaatattttgtgtgaTTTATTAACTGGTGTACTTatagtatatttataattaaggtgatctctttaaatttcaatattGAGAGCCGATGTGTTTGACTGGGTGTGCGAGGAGTTTTGGTGGATGTCACGGGAGTATACCACCATATATGAGTTTGGTCTTTAGTTAATTAGTAGCTATATGAGTCTGGTCTTTAGTTAATTAGTAGTCTTGCttgaacaaataaaataataatttaactaactATATTAACTTAATCTACTAGAATTCTTATTACTATAGccactttctatttttctacGCAGAACCTACGGAAACCACTGTTGCTTCTCTGATCCACTATCATTAGCTTTACTTTGCATTTCATTTACTAtcagaaatcaattttaatctttcgattgtttattatttttgttttcattagcCTTTGGATTTTTTATTGATTGGGGATTATGTgtaatcctaaatttttttgctGTTATATTTGTGTGTATTTTATCATGATGTAAGTGATAAGTTAGTTGAGGAGATTGTTAATTTGTGTATGTAGGAAAGAATTGAGGAGATCGAGCAACAGGATGAGTCTTCTAGAATGTTGTCTCAGAATGATTCCATTGCTCAAGTTTTCGGAAAAGAGAAACTGGGTAGAGTACGTGGTATGGGATCTGGACCGACTCCTAGCCAACTCTTCGGTCCGAATTCACATGCATATGGCAACGGAGTCCAACAAGAGGAGACCCAGAGGAAGCTGCTTGAACTGCAGGCAGAGCTGGAAGGCGAGAAGTTGAAGAGAAAGGCGATGGAGGATGAGGCAGCATCAGATAAGAAAAAATTGAAGGCGATGGAGAGTGCTCTAATTTATCTGTTTCAACGGCAGGGTGAGGAGCTTCCCCCAGAAATCGCTGCAGGAATGAGTTTCGTGGAATGATAGAGTGAAAATAGAATATTAGGTTTGGAGTTATTTTGCATTGAAGCAAATATTTTATTGGATTAGACTGAACAACTCTACAAAATAGATTTATTTACTTCGTATTTTGATGAATATATAACTTTGTTTTGCTTATATAGTCAATTTTGTTTTTGCTACAAGTTTAGcttctatttttgttgaaaatactcactcttaaaataataataaatataaaaaaattaaaaaaataatccaataatacTTTAAATAAATTGGGCGGGTTTTTTTGAATGACcgaaatttctttttttttccttaaattGGCGGCGGTTTTAAACCGCCTTTGTTTGGATTTAGAGATTGTAAAAACTTTCGGATTTGGCGGCGGTTTGCAACCGCCGGCAACATTGAGTGAAACTAGTGACCTATTTAGCGGCGGTTTTAGACCGCCCTTAAACTAGTTTCAACTTGAGCATATTGGGATAACTTGCGGCGGTTCAAAAACCGCCGCTAAATATGAAGTAAACGGTGTCAGAGTCATTTGGCGGCGGTTTTATATTGTGTGccgcaaaaatttgattttgtggCGGTTATACCGGCGGTTTGTGAAAACCGCCGCCAAACGCAATCCCGGCGCCCATATCCATGGCGATCACGTTAACCGCCGGAATTTGTTTTTGCGGCGGTTTAGAACCGCCTATATAATACAAGGGAACAAAACTATATAAACttataatacatataatattcacgactaataataataataataataataataataataatttatatataaaattaataatatatgagTTACTAATTTAAATGATATTAGTAACTTAAGAGTGAAAGGTATTTGGTGAAGCATTAGCAAAACTAAACTCAACAAAGAGTACCGATATTTATTCATATTGGCGGATATCGAActcgataataatattattagctaaactctatttttaaattaaaatatcaattactcaaattaaaatatacatataagtttcattacttataaattaatagaattatagttttaattatgtaagatatttcatcataaaatatatataagaatatgaa is part of the Arachis duranensis cultivar V14167 chromosome 1, aradu.V14167.gnm2.J7QH, whole genome shotgun sequence genome and encodes:
- the LOC110280298 gene encoding uncharacterized protein LOC110280298, whose product is MVGCVYKVISKVLVGRMRSVMLGLIGETQRVFVKGQKIHDGTFIPYETVHWLKIKKKEAAVEAVGYGVCYTSFMSILINDSLTKPFKMERDIDKSWITKPRGSAEYRDGLNRFLDFAFANASSDGMIHCPCPLCGFRFFQTREDAYDHLLMKPFPPNYTFWLHHGERTVDESSRDTETLEPTGNSGNQMLDMVHEAFNIPGLQGDNENMMDEVVRDGAEGLPNLSDEPSREARAFQELLEDGEQRLYPGCSRFSKLSFLVRLYHIKCMCGVSNKAFGLILELLGDAFEHARIPNTLHDAKTIIRKLGIEYKKIDVCPNDCMLYTGSDHDLSRCKRCGASRWKQKTRKNSIVKINAVVKKNGKPQAAKVLRYFPLIPRLQRLFMSSKTAMDKLWHKRGTNSDGYLRHPRDGEGWKSFDRRYTDFSGDPRNVRLALASDGFNPYGNLSSKYSIWPVILIPYNLPPWICMKQTNFILSMIIPGPKMPGNDIDVYLQPLIDELKLLWAGVDTYDASEKKTFKMRAALMWTISDFPGLGNLSGWNTYGGRACPCNLDAETRYRQDRSRFDGKVEDRSPPTKLIGRDVLRQLEGVPVSQGKVQAMGGKRRRGQQTVVQDESPWKKRSVFFDQPY
- the LOC107488791 gene encoding uncharacterized protein LOC107488791 is translated as MSTHSVRNSLPDHLSLDANADEETLLDEEVDNLHDASGTQIRRGRKTTEFWAVRTIDSDGTIKPAKLSVREAMKRPNGRKIVLRFNNAKQAIGDEAGVLSGVLGLLGSDFGKFPICRTSWREITTKDKVYNECVKQIFHFDEDSEGLIKKNILKSMGKSWKETRLRLYDRFYEPTFTTEQNLENRPPGIDREHWRWYLDYRAKPETKEKCKKNAVNRSKQQYTHTGGSKSFARRMEEESEEQGKIVGRGELWIKVHKKKDGSYINDEARAIGERIEEIEQQDESSRMLSQNDSIAQVFGKEKLGRVRGMGSGPTPSQLFGPNSHAYGNGVQQEETQRKLLELQAELEGEKLKRKAMEDEAASDKKKLKAMESALIYLFQRQGEELPPEIAAGMSFVE